Proteins encoded in a region of the Cydia pomonella isolate Wapato2018A chromosome 3, ilCydPomo1, whole genome shotgun sequence genome:
- the LOC133516318 gene encoding rootletin — protein MPLPAREGLTTPRSARAPVARRTGTLPHQRLKREKSLESPPEMDSPGGSVSSDLRRQNDELRARLAGEAADHRRRLDAYRRAQQGQAALVSRLQAKVLQYKQRCSELEQQMQETTPRSDSYRAKPASTIALPAPATLPSASSSDTRRDERIADLETALRRLDEEKRKCEKLVNQNNLLRDQLEESHQLNEALTNDLQKLTNDWEALRDEMTVKEDEWKDEEQAFNDYYTSEHNRLLSLWREVVSVKRFFSELQSTTERDLYRVKNDFESATRELVGTLSGYAINAYAQGVRPQTDHHHSTPGVTSTPNITVETLRIDLREVTSQRDAAQAELRERDARIQRLLGELQGLEERYEVAEAMCSEANAMRSALEEVARALIQDSEADVPSQHLHMADRSPRRGVSQAANATAFAESTISAVQAALHKYQIQIHELQVKLQNTREQLSTSRKHCEAAESNVLTLENKVQDLQAKLDQANADLNQLVQDKESLQKSVESLRIDKNNLERNRVEINAMVESLTSDYEKLQKINARLEKTIEALETDKRNLNSEVDHLHRESTNRESILRAEEERSSRLRSELVTVREELNKTSLARDLLEQQKIEADSIMSQMEKHRNDLEIELERTLLERGDLQDLVEKLQAAIRNLETDKKKLQEEVKHLEDEKSSLSNQSSEQLGDLNSLRKELLAAEQTRMELEADKSSLHEKIKFLDQDREKVELELRQVVRERGELSSQLTAMVRKKDSLNEEIMRLQQRLEQASETVGRLNRALEDHVKDAEEKQILIDSLDKDKQHLQEQLASVRAEKDALEAVLFDTANMLDDAEARRAKLDRELQDAMVQQENHKGQIARLTKELESSERKLRETKSSMQQSSGKKEAEYQSIITNINRTTAENITKLKEEKEQLRQTLEQKLSQTIAALTSEKEACEAGAREREKKLLAQRDQLILQHDEAMLRAESDKQQALIMAHQEQQALLERLEEAKRVLDCSQNKLERVKRDAAARSDQDRGHINQLKDELAALKTRLEEAKAAAEDDCARFENRIKELHLEKEASNRECQEVRAQLSLAEDKYDNAYTQLQDTIRKLKELENESESLRKELTDVRRQLSNCAAERDKYNSSCRELREHVKRAEHERREAARARDEAVHNVATLEENRSSLELELSRLQNMLKESETGGEHVTRELRATEAQLKRERAALEQANHDIKELQSRLQNECEERERTGNEAAAARRHGAELETLLGAARADLAASRQRGAELEEACRARDQELVLRLEDCRSKERRLEELKHNLEVCLADATQQIQELKARLGGSEGRCRALEASLAQCEHGKREAEAKLSSIAHTLRRVCGVQPDGSVHAAARRRLASPARRYSPHRGRDHSEDRNEIIDVDPELVKKGVRNLMHEVCQIEREKDDYKTQVAALKKQLKDASEQQGKGDNKLQSITSNLRTVQEEKARMQNLLGQKDAQLTGLNESVQSKTVEISNLRDKITSLEATLSSVTEEKVQNENKGENLRVQLAERVQEVGQLREALAAAEGRAARLDVRRAQLEGDVQRAAVAARDRDQALKKLQERCEGYARTIASLEDRCTSLKGTVEQLSTSLQKAASAESELRAELSKTQRMLNEAKNNEQNALDKLRQIQKNIANCENERRVLSEKLESAKSALGELKRLNCTLEDQVHRLTTQLANVEVQRSGLESQLRMTTWDGKESADSELERELHALQRERNELKAKNDALQETLRKVEVDRRLNRTSALRSKSHDRTEKTVYYSDLDSGPDSTKDSMRYKDSNLSAGCNEKSFRADLTLLELENRELKMKIRRMEKELADKEAELKLARTRYLSDLSTASPSRREDVEHYRQAALQAERLLEAREASHRQQIIRLENQASQLRSQLSAEIRRRQSYVARSGRAARDVQRLRSALGDSLRTVSQDPALDSYTLEHEARKLDSTLAHSLPPLNDSYDSSK, from the exons TTGCCTGCGAGGGAAGGTTTGACAACGCCGCGGAGCGCTCGGGCTCCTGTGGCAAGGAGGACTGGGACTCTCCCACATCAGCGATTGAAAAGGGAG AAATCGTTAGAGAGTCCACCGGAGATGGATTCCCCAGGCGGCAGCGTAAGCAGTGACTTGCGGCGGCAGAATGATGAGCTTCGCGCTCGTTTGGCTGGCGAAGCAGCGGACCATAGGCGTCGGCTTGATGCATACCGCCGCGCGCAGCAAGGGCAGGCAGCATTGGTATCAAGACTCCAAGCAAAG GTGCTACAATACAAGCAGCGCTGCTCAGAGCTGGAGCAGCAGATGCAGGAGACAACGCCGCGTAGCGACAGTTACCGCGCGAAGCCTGCGTCCACCATCGCGCTGCCAGCGCCTGCCACTCTGCCGTCCGCCTCCAGCTCGGACACTCGCCGGGACGAGCGCATCGCTGATTTGGAAACGGCTTTAAGGCGGTTGGATGAGGAGAAACGCAA GTGTGAAAAGCTGGTGAACCAGAACAACCTTCTCCGAGACCAGCTTGAGGAGTCCCACCAGCTGAATGAGGCATTAACTAATGACTTGCAAAAGCTCACCAATGACTGGGAGGCTCTCCGGGACGAGATGACTGTCAAAGAGGACGAGTGGAAAGATGAGGAACAG GCATTCAACGACTACTATACCAGCGAGCACAACCGCCTGTTGAGCCTCTGGCGCGAGGTGGTCTCTGTGAAGCGTTTCTTCTCCGAGCTGCAGTCGACCACGGAGCGCGACCTGTATCGAGTGAAGAACGACTTCGAGTCGGCCACGCGCGAGCTTGTGGGCACGCTCAGTGGGTACGCTATTAATGCGTATGCACAGGGAGTGAGG cCTCAAACAGACCACCACCACTCAACGCCGGGCGTGACGTCCACCCCGAACATAACAGTGGAGACGTTGCGAATAGATCTGCGCGAAGTGACGTCACAGCGCGACGCGGCGCAAGCCGAGCtgcgcgagcgagatgcacgCATACAACGTCTGCTAGGAGAGCTGCAGGGATTG GAGGAGCGTTACGAGGTCGCGGAAGCGATGTGCTCCGAGGCAAACGCCATGCGATCCGCGTTGGAAGAAGTGGCCCGAGCGCTCATACAGGACTCCGAGGCTGATGTGCCGTCGCAACATCTGCATATGGCTGACAG GTCCCCTCGCCGAGGAGTGTCGCAGGCGGCTAACGCGACGGCTTTCGCGGAGAGCACCATCTCGGCCGTGCAGGCCGCGCTGCACAAGTACCAGATACAAATACACGAGCTGCAG GTGAAACTCCAGAACACGCGGGAGCAGCTGTCGACGAGCCGCAAGCACTGTGAGGCCGCCGAATCTAACGTACTTACTCTGGAGAACAAAGTGCAGGATCTGCAGG CTAAACTGGATCAGGCGAACGCGGACCTGAACCAGCTGGTACAAGACAAGGAGTCGCTGCAGAAGTCCGTGGAGTCACTGCGCATTGACAAAAACAACCTTGAGAGGAACCGCGTCGAGATAAATGCCATG GTGGAGTCATTGACGTCAGACTACGAAAAGCTTCAAAAGATCAACGCGCGCTTAGAGAAGACGATCGAAGCCCTAGAGACAGACAAGCGGAATCTGAACTCGGAGGTGGATCATCTGCACCGCGAGTCTACCAACCGAGAGTCCATATTGAG ggcCGAAGAGGAACGTTCATCTCGGCTGCGATCTGAACTGGTGACCGTCCGTGAGGAGCTCAACAAGACCTCGCTGGCGCGCGACCTGCTGGAGCAACAGAAGATAGAGGCGGACTCCATCATGTCGCAGATGGAGAAACACAGGA ATGACTTGGAAATAGAGCTTGAGAGAACTCTATTGGAGAGAGGTGACCTGCAAGATCTGGTAGAAAAGTTGCAGGCGGCTATCAGAAATCTTGAAACGGATAAGAAGAAATTGCAAGAAGAAGTCAAACAC CTCGAAGACGAAAAATCCTCCTTATCGAATCAGTCCTCGGAACAACTGGGTGACCTGAACTCTCTGCGCAAAGAGCTTCTTGCGGCGGAGCAGACGCGTATGGAACTCGAAGCTGACAAGTCGTCCTTGCACGAGAAGATCAAGTTCTTGGACCAGGACAGGGAGAAGGTCGAACTGGAGCTGCGGCAAGTGGTCAG AGAACGCGGCGAGTTAAGCTCACAGTTGACGGCAATGGTGCGTAAGAAGGACTCGCTTAACGAAGAAATAATGCGGCTGCAACAGCGACTCGAACAGGCCAGCGAGACTGTCGGCCGACTGAACCGTGCCCTCGAGGACCACGTCAAGGACGCCGAGGAGAAACAG ATACTAATAGACAGTCTAGACAAGGACAAGCAGCATCTCCAAGAGCAGTTAGCCAGCGTCCGCGCCGAGAAAGACGCGTTGGAGGCCGTGCTTTTCGACACGGCGAATATGCTGGACGACGCGGAGGCGCGTCGCGCTAAACTCGACCGCGAACTGCAGGACGCGATGGTTCAGCAGGAGAACCACAAAG GACAAATAGCTCGTCTCACCAAAGAACTGGAGAGCAGCGAGCGCAAACTCCGCGAAACAAAGAGCTCCATGCAGCAGTCATCCGGCAAAAAAGAAGCCGAGTACCAGAGCATCATCACCAACATCAACCGGACCACGGCCGAGAACATCACCAAGCTTAAAGAAGAGAAG GAGCAACTTCGCCAAACTCTCGAGCAAAAGCTATCCCAAACGATAGCAGCGCTAACGAGCGAGAAGGAAGCTTGCGAGGCCGGCGCGCGCGAGCGAGAGAAAAAACTTCTGGCGCAACGCGATCAGCTCATACTGCAGCACGACGAAGCGATGCTGCGAGCCGAGAGCGACAAACAACAGGCTTTGATCATGG CTCACCAAGAGCAACAAGCGCTGTTAGAACGACTGGAGGAAGCGAAGCGTGTTCTAGATTGTTCCCAGAACAAATTAGAACGTGTCAAGCGAGACGCCGCTGCGCGCTCGGACCAGGATCGCGGACACATCAACCAGTTGAAAGATGAACTGGCTGCGCTAAAGACTCGCCTTGAGGAGGCCAA GGCGGCAGCAGAAGATGACTGCGCTCGCTTTGAGAACCGCATCAAGGAACTTCACCTAGAGAAGGAAGCGAGCAATCGCGAGTGCCAGGAGGTTCGCGCGCAGCTCTCGCTGGCAGAGGACAAGTATGACAACGCGTATACACAGCTACAGGATACTATTAGGAAGCTTAAAGAAC TGGAGAACGAGTCCGAAAGTCTCCGCAAGGAGCTGACCGACGTGCGCCGCCAGCTCAGCAACTGCGCGGCCGAGCGCGACAAGTACAACAGCAGCTGCCGCGAGCTGCGCGAGCACGTGAAGCGCGCCGAGCACGAGCGgcgcgaggcggcgcgcgcgcgcgacGAGGCCGTGCACAACGTGGCCA CGCTGGAAGAAAACCGATCATCCCTGGAGTTGGAGCTCTCACGCCTTCAGAATATGCTAAAGGAATCTGAAACGGGCGGCGAACACGTGACACGAGAGTTAAGAGCTACTGAAGCGCAGTTGAAGAGAGAACGCGCCGCTCTGGAGCAAGCTAACCATGACATAAAGGAGCTGCAGTCCAG ACTACAGAACGAGTGCGAGGAGCGCGAGAGGACGGGCAacgaggcggcggcggcgcgccgccacGGCGCCGAGCTCGAGACGCTGCtgggcgccgcgcgcgctgaCCTCGCCGCCAGCCGCCAGCGCGGCGCCGAGCTGGAGGAGGCCTGCCGCGCGCGCGACCAG GAACTTGTTCTTCGTTTGGAAGACTGCCGGTCCAAGGAGCGTCGTCTTGAGGAACTTAAACATAATCTTGAAGTTTGTCTCGCCGACGCCACACAGCAGATCCAGGAGTTGAAG GCCCGCCTCGGCGGTAGCGAAGGACGCTGCCGCGCGCTGGAAGCGTCGCTGGCGCAGTGCGAGCACGGCAAGCGCGAGGCCGAGGCCAAGCTGTCGTCCATCGCGCACACGCTGCGGCGCGTGTGCGGCGTGCAGCCCGACGGCTCCGTGcacgccgccgcgcgccgccgcctcgCCAGCCCGGCGCGCCGCTACAGCCCGCACCGAG GTCGCGACCACTCCGAAGACCGCAACGAAATCATCGACGTGGACCCCGAGCTCGTCAAGAAGGGCGTGCGCAATCTGATGCATGAAGTCTGCCAGATTGAACGAGAGAAG GATGACTACAAAACTCAAGTAGCCGCCTTGAAGAAGCAACTCAAAGACGCCAGCGAGCAGCAAGGCAAGGGCGACAACAAGTTGCAGTCGATCACTTCCAACCTCCGCACAGTGCAGGAAGAGAAGGCTCGCATGCAGAACCTGTTGGGGCAAAAAGACGCGCAGCTTACTGGACTG AATGAATCAGTTCAGTCTAAGACCGTGGAGATCAGCAACTTAAGGGACAAGATTACTAGCCTAGAAGCCACGCTTAGTTCCGTTACCGAAGAAAAGGTTCAGAACGAG AATAAAGGCGAGAATTTGCGCGTACAGTTAGCGGAGCGCGTGCAAGAAGTCGGTCAACTGAGGGAGGCGCTGGCAGCTGCTGAAG ggcgcgcggcgcggctggACGTGCGGCGCGCGCAGCTGGAGGGTGACGTGCAGCGCGCCGCCGTGGCGGCCCGGGACCGCGACCAGGCGCTTAAG AAACTCCAAGAGCGCTGTGAGGGTTACGCTCGCACCATAGCCTCACTAGAAGACCGATGCACGTCACTGAAGGGCACGGTGGAACAGCTGTCGACGTCGCTTCAAAAGGCCGCCTCTGCCGAGAGCGAGCTCCGGGCTGAGCTGAGCAAGACTCAGCGCATGCTCAACGAGGCGAAGAACAACGAACAAAATGCGTTGGATAAATTGAGGCAGATTCAGAAGAACATTG CCAATTGCGAGAACGAGCGACGTGTGCTGAGCGAGAAGTTGGAAAGCGCGAAGTCAGCGCTCGGCGAGCTGAAGAGATTGAACTGCACACTGGAGGATCAAGTACACAGGCTTACGACGCAGCTAGCCAACGTAGAGGTGCAAAG GTCAGGCTTGGAGTCGCAGCTCCGTATGACGACTTGGGACGGAAAGGAGAGCGCCGACAGCGAGCTCGAGCGAGAACTGCACGCGCTGCAGCGCGAGCGTAACGAATTGAAGGCTAAG AACGATGCTCTCCAAGAGACACTGCGCAAGGTGGAGGTAGATCGCCGCCTGAACAGGACTTCGGCACTTCGCAGCAAGAGCCACGACAGGACAGAGAAGACTGTTTACTACTCGGATTTGGACTCCG GTCCCGATTCTACTAAAGACTCGATGCGCTACAAGGACTCGAACCTGAGTGCGGGATGCAATGAGAAGAGTTTCCGTGCCGACCTAACCTTGTTGGAGCTGGAGAACAGGGAGCTTAAGATGAAGATTCGGCGCATGGAGAAGGAGCTCGCTGATAAG GAGGCAGAACTCAAACTGGCGCGAACTCGTTACCTCAGTGACCTGTCCACGGCGTCGCCAAGCCGGCGCGAAGATGTCGAGCACTACCGCCAGGCTGCCCTACAAGCCGAGCGTCTACTGGAAGCTAGAGAGGCCAGTCACCGGCAGCAGATCATCAGGCTCGAGAACCAG GCATCTCAGTTGCGCAGCCAGCTGTCGGCGGAGATCCGGCGGCGGCAGAGCTACGTGGCGCGCAGCGGCCGCGCCGCGCGCGACGTGCAGCGCCTGCGCTCCGCGCTCGGAGACTCGCTGCGGACTGTTTCGCAG GACCCGGCGCTGGACTCGTACACGCTGGAGCACGAGGCGCGCAAGCTCGACAGCACGCTCGCGCACAGCCTCCCGCCGCTCAACGACAGTTACGACAGCTCCAAATAA